GGGTTCTATTGGTCCCTACGTCGGTAGAGCCTTGAGGACAAGGGGCCGGACTTGTCCCTGGGGAATCCCTGAGACGGTGCGCCCGGAGCCGGGATGCTTGGTTCCAGTGTTGGGCCACATGCTGCTTGCGTGCTAGGTCCCCCCTCCGGGTGGCTCAGCTTTTTCCCCTCTCTCAATCCCTGAAGCCGGCTGTCCTTTTCTGTCCTTCCCACTCCCTATTCTGTCCTCATCACTACCTTCCCCAATCCCAGCCTCAAGTACACAGCCCTCATTTtcactcccacctcctcccatccccaccaTAGCCCACCCCCTTGACCCAtgcttttctagtttcctaacaacaacaaaaacacctttTATTATTTCTACCTTTCTAGCACTTCTCTCCAGGTGCTGGGTCCACAACCCAGTTCTGTTGCCAACATTGTCAACATCCAGGGTGTCAGGGAAGACCAGCCTGCAGGCATGATGAGCCTACATATGTGTGGGGTCTGTGCTACGGGGTTGGGGAACAGGCAGGTGCTGAGAACCCTGGGACAGTAGGCTGAACTGGGAGGAAAGGGGGCCGGACAGGGCAGTCCAAAGACAAGAGACTGTGTTTACCCTTTCCACTTCCTCCACCACACCGCAGTTTCAGTTCCCAGGGGATCTATAGGGAGCATTGCTGCTGCTGAGTGAAAGACTTTGAGAGTCCCAAGAAGAGAGTCCAGCATAAAAAGAGGCCATTTAAACTCTAGAACAGCAGGAACAAAGGAAGCAGGCAGCCCACCTCAGGAATTTCAGGTCCCCCAGGGCCACAGGTCTTCCAGACACAGCCTGCATTCCATGCACACTGTCCTGTGGGGAGCAGGCTAGTGAATAGTGCAGGTGCGGAGGAAGGGTCCGTAACTCAGGCCCTCCCACCAGGTGTGACAGACAGCGTTGTCTAGCCAGGATCCCTGAAGCAGAGCCCAGTCAGAACCCCTTTGACAGACCTGGACTGGGAGGGGGTCGATGAGAAAGAGCAGCAAGGGAATGGAGTGGGTGATGGGTGTGCTTTGGGGAGAGTGGTGAGGCCACTGCTTTCAGACATGGTCCAAATGAGAGTCACACCAGGCAAACTTCTATCATAAACATCTATTTCATTTGAGCCAGAAGTCTAGGCTTCAGCTTGGGAGTCCAGAGGGAGGGGCTGGAGATGGGGAGAGCAAACATTATGCTCCCCAGAGGGTTTAAGGAGCTCccacagtttggagggttcagccCCTTATTTAGGTGTAGAGCTATGTCAGGAAACATGGGCTCTGCCCTCTCCTATCACGGCCCCCACTTTTCATACCCACCAGCATCAGAGCCAGCAGGGATATTCACACACCATCACATGTTGTCCCCATGatattctcctctttctcccttctatTCCCCTGATAGCTGCCGTGGCAGCCCTGGGGAGACAAGTGCTCCTCTCTGTGGACCAGCTGTAGCAGTGGCCACCAGGCAGCCAGAAGTGACCAGAGCCAAACTCCAGGATGTAGTGGCACAGGCTTCCAGCATCACAGCAAACAGGCTTGCAGATAATCACCCACACGCATGGTGCCTCTCCCTCCCTACTCCCTCACCCTTGAATGGAGCAACTCATGATCATTCCCAAATGAGCACTGGAAGGCTAGGTTTGCAAAGCCTGGTGAGTGTAATGCATCCAGATGGGGGAGCCGCAGGAGGCTGGATATGCGGGAGACAGCAGCCCCTTTGGTGGCCTCCCTGTGCTGCACAGGACCTTCCGCCCTCCACCCAACAGGCCGCTTTCAAGGACTGAACCATGCTAGAGGCTCAGAGCCAGGGCTCCCCAGACAAGGAGCTGGGAATGGCCCTGGGCAGGTAGACCCTCAGGGCTCCCCCAGGTGGCTGTGGCCTTGGTCATGAAGGCTGTGAGTGATGTCTTCCCACAGGTCATCCAGACGGGCCTGCAGCTTGCTCAGAACCTTGCCACTGTCCGTTTGTTGAAACTCTGGGGTGAAGGCGCTGTGGCCTGGTGGAGGTGGCGCCAGCTGCTGCTGGACTTCCTCAGTCTCCTGGTCGATGGCGCGAGTGAAGGCAGCGATCTGCAGGTAGGTGTCCTGGCGGAAAGCCTGGAGTCGCTGGCGCACCTCTTCGGAGAGCATCTGGGGATCTGGGCCGGCCCCCTCCTCAGTCCCAGTGCCTGCAAAGGCCCTGCTGAGCTCATCGCGCAGCTGGTCCAGGTTCTGCTGGATGCGTGTGTGCAGGGCCTTGGCCTTGAGCGTGAGCTTCCGGGAGAGCACCTGCACGCAGCGACTGAGGCGCGCCGGACTGGCTGGGGCGTGTGAAGCCACTCTGCGGTGCAGCTCCTGCACGTGGCGCCCGATGCCGCTCACCAGGCTCTCGGCGTACGGGTGGAAGAACTCTCTGAAGCGGCCAGTGTGGTTCACCACACGGCTCTGTAGTTCCTGCAGCAAAGCCCGCGCCTCGTCCACGCCCCCCAGCAGCTGGGCCTTGGTGTCTTCTCCCACCACGCGCAACTGCTCCTGCAGCTCCTGCACGCGCAAGGCCACCTGCTCCATCAGATCCATCGTGTAGGGCTTCAGTTGCTGCCGCAAGCCTTCCAAATTCCAGCCCACCAGCTCGTGCGCTTCTGCCATGTAGGGCTGGAGGCGCGCCTTCACCTCCTCCAACTCCTCCTGCAGCTGCTGCCGCATGCCCACTGGGTCCTGTGGGAGCCGAGGAGCCTCGCTCCCACTCAGAGGCCTGAGCTTTTCCAGGAACTTGTTCATATTGTTGAGGTCTTGCTCAAGGCTGTCTTTCAGGCTCCTGGGGAAGGGGACAGATATCCAGGTCATCAGACTGCTAGCCCCCATCATCTCCTTTATCCCCAAGTCATCGGTCACTGATCCTCTGGGGGAACCAAGGACTCAGGGCATTGGCCCCAGAGTTGAGGGCTCTTGTCCTAACCCTGGCCAGTCACAACTCCTCACGCACGAAGCACAAACACATCGCACATGCAAATCCAGACCTACAACACTCTCCAAATAAACATAGATGCGCCACATCATCCTTTGATTCTGGGGACTGCAGCGGGCGTCTTCCGGGTTGATCCCAAGTCCCGCGCCTCCGTGGGCAATGGGGCAACAGCTATGGAGTTGTCAAGGtgggggctgcaggcagagggCGCTGAAGAGCCTAGGATGGCCGGGATCTGCGGGCAGAGCTAGCACCGCTCCTTTCCTCTGTCCCAGCAGCGGCCacagaggttgaggcagcagaggCAGGGCATCATGGCATGGTCCAGCTGTCTCCTCCCTTCGCCTACTCCCCTTCCCCTGGACACTCACGCGGGCTCGCGGGCCATCTTCTGCTGATGGATCTGCTCCACCCTGCCTTTGTCCCCGCTTGTCTGACTGAAGTAGTCCCAGAAGCCTTTCCGTGCCTGGGTGGCCGAAAACGCTGCGGAGAGGGACTAGGTAATCAGGGCCTGGGCTCTCCTCCCCAGGGTGGACAGGGCCCTCAGGCCAGCCTCCACCCACACCCCCACGTTGAAgtcagggtcagggacccacctgaAAGAAGAGCCAGAGCCCAGGTGAGCACGGCAGCCATGCTTGCCATTATCTGCTCTGAGAAGACAGGTGGAGGGAGGCCTGGTTAGGGGAAGAAGCAGAGGAAGGGACATGGTGcaggtgacttgcccaggggACCTCTCCAGGGGCAACTGCCCGAAATCCTGTTAACCCTTCCTTGGGCTGGGGAGTACAGAGCTGTCGGGGCTCAAGAGGACTGACCTAGGTGAGTCAAGGAGGCTGGGGTGTCTTCCTCAGACATGGGGAGAGGGCGTGCCCCTGCCACCTCAGTCACGTAGCAGGGAGCGTGCTGCTCTAACCCCTTTGCAAAGGTCCCAGACCCCAGGAGCAGCTCCCTAGGCCACTTCTACCACCTCTCCCCTGCCcacctgtctccctccctcccatttcATGGTGGGAAACGCTGAGCCATAACGAGGGCAAAGATACAACTCTGCCAAAATGTTCCAAGAGGACGTCTTAGGGGCCACCCCAGGCTCGCCCCTGAGGCCACCTGCGATACCCTCCCTTAGGTCTGCGACCCCCATCCCTCTGCCCCAGCTGCTCACCTGCTCACGTCTGGGCACAGAGAGCAGACATTCTGCTTTATACTCCAGGGCCCTGAGCCTCTGGCACCAATTGCTCTGAGTAAATACCACGTGGAAGTTCAAAAGAAGTTGACCTCAGCTGCCTCCCAGCACTCACCTCCTGCCTTTTCCCTGGCACCCAGAGGGTTAATGAGTGCCCTGGTATCAGGGGCTACCCCAGTAGAGAAGTGCTTCCCAGAAGCTTTACTGGGAATGGGTCTGAACTcctcacccagtttcccccaaacCCCATGACCTTTAACCTTCCCACTGACCTGCTGGCTGGCCCACCAATAGAGAAGAACCTGTATGTCTGCCAAGGGCCCCTCTCTTACACAACTACCCAGTGGCACTGTGCCCCAGCTGGCAAGACGGGCAGTGTCCAGCTGCCAGCCAGAACCTGAGCAGCCCCTGACAGCTCCACTACAGGCTCCTCAGGCATCCTGGGGAGAGCTGGCATTCACAGGGTTAAAGACCCAACCACGTTCCTCTTTGTGAAATAATCCTGGAACAAGCAAGGGAAGCCAGGCAGGGTGAAGATGAGATGGCAAGAGACATCTGGGCCAGGGACTCTGAGCCCCAGGAACTGGAGTGAAAGTAGGATTTGCCCCATGGGGAAAGGCTGAACTCCACCAGCAGGGCCTCTGAGGAGAGCAAGCTGAAATGCTCAGATCTTCTCTGATGACACACCCACTCCATCTACTGTACTCATACACACACGTTCACAAGCTCCCAATTCTTGGTCCTAAATGCATCTTGAATCAATCTCCTCACCTCCATTTCCACTACAATCATTGCACCAGTTGTCTGTCACTTTGATTACATTCATAGCCTCCAACAGGTCTTTCTGCCACACTCCTGCCCATTTAATTCATCCTCCACTGTGGATCATCCTGACTCATTTCCAGTCTCGTCCGCTGCCACATAAAACCACAGCATTCCCTGAGCCTTTATACAGGCTCTTCCCTCTGCTTGAAATAGCCTATCCCCTGGTGaatgtatattcattttttagaGTTAGTTTGTATTAGTTAGAATTAGACTTGGCTGCAAgggacatatatatatgtgtatatgtatacacatatatatgttacattcttgcatacatatatgtatatgtgtatgtatgtatatgtatgcatatatacaaaaaattagcatatttttgtatgcatatattaaaaaaaattagccaggtgtgatggcacatgcctgtaatcctagctactcaggaggccgaggctagaggagtgcttgaacctgggagggggaggttgcagtgagctaagattgggCCACTggactccaccctgggtgacagagcaagactctatttcaaaaaaaacaacaaaaaaagaaacctttggCAGAGAAAATTAACGCTCTCCAAAGATCCATGTACTGTGCTCTACTTCCCAGACTCCTTTGCAATTAGATTGGGGTCATACAGTtagttctggccaatgggctGTGAGCAGAAGAAAATGGGTTACTTCTGTTTGAGGATAATGAAGAGTGGATGTGAGTTCTCcatactttttccttccttcacctACAGTGGAAGCAAAGAACTCCAAGCTGGCACCATTGCAAGAGGGAGAGGGTCTATATTCTGAGTTAGTGCTTGGAGCAGCACCTCCCTCCTAAAAGAGGGGCAAAGAAGTAGAAGtataatcaaaataaagaagaatcacagaaagaaaatatattagttAAATTATATATGGCTGCTCTGAGAGACCGAAAATAACAGTGGCTTACAGaagttaaaaatgtgtattttctccCATACAAAACTTCACTGGTATGGAAGCACTGCTCCACAAAGCTGTCCAGGGTCCTAAGTTCCTTCTGTCTAGAGGCTCTAATATCCCTATGTGTTTCCCTTGTCCACGTGATCTAAGGTAGCTTACCACCATGTCCACATCCAGCCACTGGAAAGGGGGCAGGGTGGAGGAGAAGAGAGTGTAGAGTGtatcctcctttctttctttttttgtttgagatggagtttcactcttgttgcccaggctggagtgcaatggcacaatcttggctcattgaaacctccgcctcccgggttcaagcgattctcccacctcagcctcctgagtagctgggattacaggcatgcaccaccacgcccagctaattttgcatttttagtagagcagggtttctccatgttggtcaagctggtcccgaactcctggcctcagatgatccgcccacctcagcctcccaaagtgctgggattacaggcgtgagccacggcacctggccactCTTTCTTTTAAAGACAAAACCTAACTTCTTCTCCCATCCCACTGGTCAGAACTACTTGTAAGGAAGGTTAGGAAATGTCATCTTTGTTTTGAATGGGCCTGAGCTCAATGATCAGTTAAAAATCAGGGATTCTACCCTCATACCTTGCTGGTGGGATTGTACAATGGTGCCgtttctttggaaaacagtctggcagttcgtTAATGGTTAAACATGGAGGAGCTCtcctatgactcagcaattctactcctaggtataaaACCAAGACACATGAAAATACACATCTGCACAAAAGCTTGTGCATTAATATTCAtggcaacattattcataatagtcaagaaaacggaaacaacccaaatgtccatcaactgatgaatggataaacaaaatatgagctatccatataatggaatattacttggcAATGAAAGGGGTTGGAGTACTGATACCTGCTACAACACAGACGAACCTGCAAAACATTATGCTAGgggaaaaaagccagtcacaaaagaccacgtGTTGTAAAATcttatttgtatgaaatgtccagaaaagacaaatcggtacagacagaaagtagactagtggttgcctagggctatTGGGAGGAGGGGAGGTTGGTTGGGAGGAAATAGTGAATAACTGCTAATGGGTGTGGGGTTTCTTTGTGGGATGATGAAAACAGTTCTAAACTTAGATTGTGATGATAGTTGTACaaatctgtgaatatactaaaaaccattcaATTGTAGTGAATGTTacggtatgtgaattacatctcaatagaGATGTTTCTAAAATCAGGGATTTTATAactgagaaagaagggaagaataaAGTTGCAGAGGTGACTTGCAGCCTCTGCTACACCAAGGAAGAAAAGGTTTCAAGAGTGAAGAATTAATGGCTTCCCACCATGGCAgactgagctgagctgagctgaggcTGTGTTCTCAATGCTTTTCTatctctactcttttttttttttttttgagatagagtcttgctgtgtcaccaggccatgcagtggtgcaatctcagctcactgcaacttctacctcccgggttcaagcgattctcatccctcagctcccccaagtagctgggattacaggtgcacaccaccacacccagctaatttttgtatttttaatagagatggggtttcaccatgttggccaggctgatctcaaactcctgacctcaagtgatccgcccacctaggcctcccaaagtgctgggattacaggtgtgagccatccccCTGACCTCTATCTCTTCTCCTAAAAGAACCAGTTCTGACCACTTAACACCCATtagaatgttattttaaaaaaataatataaaagccaAAAGTAACAAGTGtgggtgaagatgtggagaaactggaccGCTTGTCCACTGGATGCTGCTGCTGGGaaggtaaaatggtacagctacggTGGAGAACAGTACAACAGTCCCTCAATAAATTAAACCTAGAATTACcttgtgacccagcaattccacctctgggcatatacccaaaagagttAAAAGCAGGGACTGGAGTAGATATTTGTATGCTCATGTTCACAGTGGTATTATCCACAATAACCAAGgcgtggaaacaacccaaatgtccactgacagatgaatgaataaacaaaatgtggtgtatacagaCAGCAGAATATCACTT
The sequence above is a segment of the Theropithecus gelada isolate Dixy chromosome 14, Tgel_1.0, whole genome shotgun sequence genome. Coding sequences within it:
- the APOA5 gene encoding apolipoprotein A-V isoform X1, which codes for MASMAAVLTWALALLSAFSATQARKGFWDYFSQTSGDKGRVEQIHQQKMAREPASLKDSLEQDLNNMNKFLEKLRPLSGSEAPRLPQDPVGMRQQLQEELEEVKARLQPYMAEAHELVGWNLEGLRQQLKPYTMDLMEQVALRVQELQEQLRVVGEDTKAQLLGGVDEARALLQELQSRVVNHTGRFREFFHPYAESLVSGIGRHVQELHRRVASHAPASPARLSRCVQVLSRKLTLKAKALHTRIQQNLDQLRDELSRAFAGTGTEEGAGPDPQMLSEEVRQRLQAFRQDTYLQIAAFTRAIDQETEEVQQQLAPPPPGHSAFTPEFQQTDSGKVLSKLQARLDDLWEDITHSLHDQGHSHLGEP
- the APOA5 gene encoding apolipoprotein A-V isoform X2, yielding MMGASSLMTWISVPFPRSLKDSLEQDLNNMNKFLEKLRPLSGSEAPRLPQDPVGMRQQLQEELEEVKARLQPYMAEAHELVGWNLEGLRQQLKPYTMDLMEQVALRVQELQEQLRVVGEDTKAQLLGGVDEARALLQELQSRVVNHTGRFREFFHPYAESLVSGIGRHVQELHRRVASHAPASPARLSRCVQVLSRKLTLKAKALHTRIQQNLDQLRDELSRAFAGTGTEEGAGPDPQMLSEEVRQRLQAFRQDTYLQIAAFTRAIDQETEEVQQQLAPPPPGHSAFTPEFQQTDSGKVLSKLQARLDDLWEDITHSLHDQGHSHLGEP